One genomic segment of Hordeum vulgare subsp. vulgare chromosome 2H, MorexV3_pseudomolecules_assembly, whole genome shotgun sequence includes these proteins:
- the LOC123425219 gene encoding uncharacterized protein LOC123425219, producing MAAADRFSGLSDDMLVSVISFLSTKDAACTSVLSRRWRSLWLSTDALNLDSRSYRGLGASQLTDRFFSDAGAALRAAGRCPVRKLSLFVEGPSDMYCDEVMSATVITSASTWGCSDLLVALLAAEELRRIEELRLGFCSGERLLLYLYDLDLGVLPGNTLRVLDLACTRINLPRPPSATVLLPRLSVLRLHKCSSRMKDLEDFIRDLPCLGSLHIDSHDFLSSLDTRDGRFTLHCPSVTTVKLADLGFGTDKVIELDAPCLRNFKYDGGLLDFSMKSPTPELAQVELAITPRPCRYNETEKPWFGAFWRIIRKFQHAKILKLKVPNIYGIAVTKDAEHEHLVMLLSLERLELEGPCDQGRRNDTATAVANLLQCCPMIQDLQIRIVNQNRYGVVTKDVVPPHFDVSLDLFKRRYTKEIMAMIDGDTGRSLDVPELPGLSGFEFNCLRNHLKNVKLEFVFKEMNSFEVSFAKFLAENCMPVTVLQIVDGKRNFLSHINRMVERWRANAVEQRKQIEHDSAELSRQRGKGNIIPVGKAK from the coding sequence ATGGCCGCCGCCGATCGTTTCTCCGGCCTCTCCGACGATATGCTCGTCTCCGTCATCTCCTTCCTATCCACCAAGGACGCCGCATGTACCTCCGTGCTCTCCCGGCGATGGCGCTCGCTCTGGCTGAGCACGGACGCCCTCAACCTGGACTCCAGGTCCTACCGCGGCCTAGGAGCCTCTCAGCTCACGGATCGGTTCTTCTCCGACGCCGGCGCCGCCCTTCGCGCGGCCGGCCGGTGCCCCGTCAGGAAGCTCTCGCTGTTCGTGGAAGGACCTAGTGACATGTACTGCGATGAAGTCATGAGCGCCACCGTCATCACCTCCGCCTCCACGTGGGGTTGCTCCGACCTGCTGGTTGCCCTGCTCGCCGCCGAGGAGCTTCGGCGTATCGAGGAGCTACGCCTTGGTTTTTGCTCCGGCGAGCGGCTATTACTGTACCTATATGATCTGGACCTTGGCGTGTTACCCGGTAACACCCTCCGGGTTCTGGACCTCGCCTGCACAAGGATCAATCTGCCCCGGCCACCGAGCGCCACCGTCCTCCTCCCACGCCTCTCGGTACTCCGCCTTCACAAGTGCTCTTCCCGGATGAAGGATCTTGAGGACTTCATCCGTGATCTGCCGTGCCTAGGCAGTCTGCATATCGACTCCCATGATTTTTTATCTTCCCTCGACACCAGGGACGGTCGTTTCACGCTCCACTGCCCAAGCGTCACCACCGTTAAGCTTGCCGATCTAGGGTTTGGTACCGATAAAGTCATTGAGCTCGACGCGCCATGTTTGCGAAACTTCAAGTACGATggaggactcctagatttctccaTGAAATCGCCCACACCCGAGTTGGCACAGGTTGAGTTGGCTATAACCCCCAGGCCATGTAGGTACAATGAGACAGAGAAGCCATGGTTCGGTGCTTTCTGGCGAATCATACGCAAGTTTCAACACGCCAAGATCCTTAAATTGAAGGTGCCAAACATCTATGGCATTGCCGTGACCAAGGACGCGGAGCATGAGCACTTGGTCATGCTGCTCAGTCTAGAAAGGCTGGAGCTTGAAGGGCCATGTGACCAAGGCCGAAGAAATGACACAGCTACTGCCGTTGCCAATCTGCTCCAGTGCTGCCCTATGATCCAAGATTTGCAGATTCGGATTGTTAACCAAAACCGCTATGGAGTTGTTACAAAGGATGTGGTGCCACCGCATTTTGATGTGTCACTGGACTTGTTCAAGAGGCGCTACACCAAGGAGATAATGGCCATGATCGATGGTGACACCGGTCGTTCCTTAGATGTTCCAGAGCTCCCGGGCTTGAGCGGTTTTGAATTCAATTGCTTGAGGAATCATCTGAAAAATGTCAAGTTGGAGTTTGTGTTCAAGGAGATGAATAGCTTTGAGGTTTCCTTTGCCAAGTTCCTCGCCGAAAATTGTATGCCTGTTACGGTCCTGCAAATTGTTGATGGAAAGAGGAACTTTTTAAGCCATATCAATCGGATGGTAGAGAGGTGGAGAGCTAATGCGGTCGAGCAAAGGAAACAAATAGAACATGATTCAGCTGAATTGTCAAGACAGAGGGGAAAAGGAAACATCATTCCAGTGGGTAAGGCAAAGTAA
- the LOC123429422 gene encoding calmodulin-binding protein 25-like encodes MDAMSCLAPPTQAQFLSASTSPGAAYYADAAIARALHFSTMPEYEYEYDYSPAASSPSSASAPSSSSLLADFPYGAGDGSSWFASTAAPPTVSLTCDSVLVSSDATPPRPPSTPAAAISAAANKRRAGVGPNAGRAGKRRARASKRAPTTYISTDPANFRLMVQHVTGVQAEPGAADGSGPFDLSSGAALLGCHASSDADADAAALHRHHQQQLAQQQCYPTLDSWSVLYESSQQML; translated from the coding sequence ATGGACGCCATGTCGTGCCTGGCGCCGCCGACGCAGGCGCAGTTcctctcggcctccacctcgccgggGGCGGCATACTACGCCGACGCCGCCATCGCGCGGGCGCTGCACTTCTCGACCATGCCCGAGTACGAGTACGAGTACGACTACTCCCCGGCAGCCTCCTCCCCGTCCTCCGCGTCGGCGCCCTCCTCCTCGTCCCTCCTCGCGGACTTCCCCTACGGCGCGGGCGATGGCAGCAGCTGGTTCGCCTCCACGGCCGCACCGCCGACGGTGTCGCTCACCTGCGACTCGGTGCTCGTCTCCTCCGACGCCACGCCGCCGCGGCCGCCGTCCACCCCGGCCGCCGCCATCAGCGCCGCGGCGAACAAGAGGCGGGCGGGCGTGGGCCCCAACGCGGGGCGCGCCGGGAAGCGTCGGGCGCGGGCGTCGAAGCGGGCGCCGACCACGTACATCAGCACCGACCCCGCCAACTTCCGGCTCATGGTGCAGCACGTCACCGGCGTCCAGGCCGAGCCGGGCGCCGCCGACGGCAGCGGGCCGTTCGACCTGTCGTCCGGCGCGGCGCTGCTGGGCTGCCACGCGTCGTCCGACGCCGACGCGGACGCTGCggcgctccaccgccaccaccaacaGCAGCTGGCGCAGCAGCAGTGCTACCCGACGCTGGACTCGTGGAGCGTCCTCTACGAGAGCAGCCAGCAGATGCTCTAG